ATTCTCTGCGATGGTGCAAAGCCGCTTCCATCATCATCGTATCCTTTCCTACCGTTCTCCCGCATCGATCTTAATAATTCATGTTTAGCATTTCTATCCCCTCGTTCTTTGGGATGATCTTTACCCGCAAGTCGAATGAAACGTCCACAAGCAGCGCCTAAACTTTTCTCTTGCCGAGTTTTCGAATTGCGAAACCACGAAAGGGCGCGAATTTCACGAATTTTTGGAATCGCGGATTTCAAGGATGATTTGGATTTCACGGAGAAAAACTTTTTTAAATGATGAATGATGAGCTCCCCTACTGAGGAAAGGCTCTCGGCGATTACAGAAAGAAAAGCCCTGCCGCCCCGCCGTTGAAACGGCGGATTAGTGTCGTTTGCCCCTTTAAAGGGGCATTTGAAAATAGCCCAGCCTTTCAAGGCTGGGATGTCGACTTGCCCTGCCGCCCCCGCCATGCCTATGCCGCCCGCTCCAGCGATGATTCCTAGAAATGATTGAAAAAATGATATAAAAAAAGAAATCCCATTCTTGGAGGAAACGCCCGTGAACAAAACTTGCATCCTGCTTCCCTTTTTGTTTATCGCTGCCATAAACAATTTCGCCGCCGAACCGGGAGGCGTAGAGACGATAAGCAGTTATCTCAACGTCTATCACGGCGCCGTCAACGGAGCGCGGATTCAGACTCCCGACGGCGTCGCGGTCATCTACGGCGATCCCTTGAAAACGATCGCCGAGGCGGACTATGTTCTCTTTACCCATAACCGGCGCGACCTCGTTTGGGCGGGAAGAAGCCTAGCCGCCAAAGGCGCAAAAGTCGTCGTTCCCAAAGCAGAAGCCAATATGTTTTCATATCCCGCCGCTTTCTGGAACGAATTCCCCCAAAAGCGCTTTCACGACTACGCCCAACAATCGACGAATATTTCGACGCAGCCGATCTCCGTCAGCCAAACCGCCTCCGAAGGCGGCGATCTGGTTCTTAAGGGACAAGCCTTCCGCGTCCTGGACGCGCCGGGATTTACGCGGGGCGCCGTCGCCTACTTATCGGAAATCGACGGGCGGAAAATCGCCTTCACCGGCGATTTAATCTACGGGGATGGCCGCATTTTCGATCTCTACAGCTTTCAAGACGCCATTCCCGAAGCCAAGATCGGAGGCTACCACGGCTATGCGGCGCGAATCGCCCAACTCATCGGCAGTCTGCGCAAGATCGCCGCGCAAAATCCCGAAATTCTCATCCCCGCTCGCGGCCCCGTCATCGGCGATCCCCCAGCCGCCATCGCTCGCTTGATCGATAAATTGCAGAAAGCCTACGCCAATTACCTTTCCATCTGCGCTCTGCGCTGGTATTTCGGCGACGATCATATCCTAACCTGCGCCGTCCGCGTTTTAGTCCCCTCGGCGAAAATCGACTGGATGCCGATGGCGGAAACCTTGAACGAACGCCCTCCGTCCTGGATCGTTCCCATCGATAATTCCCGCCTGATGATCGCAGCCGATCGTTCC
The window above is part of the Candidatus Omnitrophota bacterium genome. Proteins encoded here:
- a CDS encoding MBL fold metallo-hydrolase, coding for MNKTCILLPFLFIAAINNFAAEPGGVETISSYLNVYHGAVNGARIQTPDGVAVIYGDPLKTIAEADYVLFTHNRRDLVWAGRSLAAKGAKVVVPKAEANMFSYPAAFWNEFPQKRFHDYAQQSTNISTQPISVSQTASEGGDLVLKGQAFRVLDAPGFTRGAVAYLSEIDGRKIAFTGDLIYGDGRIFDLYSFQDAIPEAKIGGYHGYAARIAQLIGSLRKIAAQNPEILIPARGPVIGDPPAAIARLIDKLQKAYANYLSICALRWYFGDDHILTCAVRVLVPSAKIDWMPMAETLNERPPSWIVPIDNSRLMIAADRSAFLVDCGGQSQIDKVKHMLKEGAIKSLDGVYITHYHDDHTDHINALVQEFGCPVYCCAELKDILENPSAYRLPCLTPNAIPNIKVMKEGETLSWKEFIFTFSFYPGQTLYHGGLLAEKNNGEKIFFIGDSFTPSGIDDYCLLNRNLLHPGTGYFYCLDVLKKMKPDYLLINEHVVPTFRYSQNQLDRMIRTLQERVEILRDLFPWDDPNFGIDEQWARFYPYGSTVKKGETLRLELRIMNHSPDPQSFMIRLNLPPDWSAEPQTAVIDIPSRQEDKAAFTIPLPSSAQPGTHVVTADVLFGEWELREWREAIISVEP